ATACACCCGCGAACCGGGGAATAATCCATCAGCTCTGCTTTTTTAATTACATCAATGTACCATCGGGAAAAATCTTCGCTCTGTGGCGTAATTTCCTCGACAAACTGTTTATCGTTCGACATAGAAATGCATGTCCTCCCATACAGACCGTTTTTATAAAGTCCGCCTCTAATTAACCGTTAATTAAGCGTAAAATATCGTTGTACGTGACTGCGATCATAAGCAGGAATAGCATAGCAAAACCAACAAAATGGACCATTCCTTCTCTGCCCGGATCAATGGGACGTCCTCTTACCGCCTCTACACCGAGGAACACAAGTCTGCTACCATCCAGCGCCGGGATAGGCAACAAATTAAATATCCCCAGATAGAGACTCATAATAGCCGTCCAATACGTTAACTGCTCAATGCCCTGCTTGGCAATTTGTCCCGTCACTTCAAAAGTACGTACAGGACCGCCCAGATCATTAATAGAAAAGCGTTGAATGAGCTGGCTAAATCCCTGGAAAATAATATCGGTCGTTCTTACCATGGATTGTCCGGCAAATTTAAAGGTCTCTCCAACCCCTGCTTGGCGCTTTGGAAGTTCAGGCACGATACCTACTTTGCCGCCCTTTTGCCCCTCCATTGCACGAGGTGTGATGGTAAGATCAAATGTTTGATTATCGCGGCGAACCTTCCACTTCATCGGCTTGTCTTGAGAATCGGCAATCAGCTTGATCAAATTTTCAACATTCGCACCAATTGCAGTACCATTCACCGATTCAATGATATCTCCCTTATGCAAATCAGCCTCGGCAGCAGGCATCCCCGCTGTAATTTCACTAATTTGAACATAAGTGGGGTTCTCCACTTGTATCCCGACCATCTGGATATGCAGACCAAACAGAATAAAGGCAAGAATAAAATTCATCAGTGGTCCAGCAAAAATAGCCAGCGCGCGCTGTCCCACCGTTTTGCTGCCATACTGCCGATCCTTCGGAGCAATTTGAATGGATTGTCCTTTGGTTACCATCATCGCTTGCGGGTGTACAGTGTATTGCTGATCTTCACCATCCACATCCAATTTTACAGTCAGCGCCTCTTCCAGATCAATATCCAAAACTTCGCCACGGACCACATTTTTACGGTTATCCAATTGATCCAGATAAATGGTTTTAACGACGCCGTCCGTTACGCGTACAGCAATCGTTTGTCCGGCTTCAATTTCATTAACCTCCGGATCTTCTCCCGCCATGCGGGCGAAACCACCGAAAGGCAACAAACGTAGCGTAAATCGCGTCTCGTTTCTTTTATAAGAAAACAGTTTCGGACCGAAACCGATCGCAAACTCCCGTACCAGAATCCCGGCGCGTTTGGCAAAATAATAATGCCCCCATTCATGCACCGTCACTATGACGAAAAACATGAGCACCGTCATCAACACTATTTGAATCGTTTCCAATCGTTTCCGTTCCCCTTTCAATGAGATCGAGTTTGTCTTCCTAGATTATCATTATTCTCCAATCCTGCACAAGAGAATCACATTTAGCTTCTCCAACCCCAAATCAG
This DNA window, taken from Paenibacillus kribbensis, encodes the following:
- the rseP gene encoding RIP metalloprotease RseP encodes the protein METIQIVLMTVLMFFVIVTVHEWGHYYFAKRAGILVREFAIGFGPKLFSYKRNETRFTLRLLPFGGFARMAGEDPEVNEIEAGQTIAVRVTDGVVKTIYLDQLDNRKNVVRGEVLDIDLEEALTVKLDVDGEDQQYTVHPQAMMVTKGQSIQIAPKDRQYGSKTVGQRALAIFAGPLMNFILAFILFGLHIQMVGIQVENPTYVQISEITAGMPAAEADLHKGDIIESVNGTAIGANVENLIKLIADSQDKPMKWKVRRDNQTFDLTITPRAMEGQKGGKVGIVPELPKRQAGVGETFKFAGQSMVRTTDIIFQGFSQLIQRFSINDLGGPVRTFEVTGQIAKQGIEQLTYWTAIMSLYLGIFNLLPIPALDGSRLVFLGVEAVRGRPIDPGREGMVHFVGFAMLFLLMIAVTYNDILRLING